A window of the Salegentibacter mishustinae genome harbors these coding sequences:
- a CDS encoding RNA methyltransferase: protein MVSKSQIKLITSLAQKKYRYKNGLFVAEGFKTINELINSKFILNRLFTISADFGVDSNKVQELDEKELKKISFLKTPQAALALFEIPAEKIVQEESLTLALDGVRDPGNLGTIIRLCDWFGVKNLMCSNDSVDCFNPKVVQATMGSLARVNISYCDLKNHLEKSELPVYGAFMEGENIYRSETEEKAILVMGNEANGISAEIEALINKKISIPRFGELKETESLNVATATAILLSEFKRKSFTH from the coding sequence ATGGTTAGTAAAAGCCAAATTAAGTTAATAACCAGTCTTGCACAAAAAAAATACCGTTATAAAAACGGACTTTTTGTAGCCGAAGGTTTTAAAACAATAAACGAGCTTATAAACTCAAAATTTATTCTAAATAGGCTTTTTACGATTTCGGCAGATTTTGGTGTTGATTCTAATAAAGTTCAAGAACTTGATGAAAAGGAACTCAAAAAAATAAGTTTTCTTAAAACACCACAGGCGGCATTAGCCTTATTCGAAATTCCAGCGGAAAAAATAGTTCAGGAAGAAAGTCTCACTCTAGCTTTAGATGGAGTTAGGGATCCCGGAAATTTGGGGACTATTATAAGGCTTTGTGATTGGTTTGGGGTAAAAAATCTGATGTGTTCTAATGATTCGGTAGATTGCTTCAACCCAAAAGTAGTTCAGGCAACGATGGGATCTTTAGCCAGGGTGAATATTTCCTATTGTGACTTAAAAAATCACCTCGAAAAATCAGAACTTCCCGTATATGGTGCTTTTATGGAAGGAGAGAATATTTATAGAAGTGAAACCGAAGAAAAGGCAATCCTGGTGATGGGAAATGAAGCGAATGGAATTTCAGCTGAAATTGAAGCTTTAATTAATAAAAAAATAAGCATTCCTCGTTTTGGAGAATTAAAAGAAACTGAAAGCCTAAACGTAGCAACAGCCACCGCAATTCTACTAAGTGAATTTAAACGTAAGAGTTTTACTCATTAA
- a CDS encoding TrkH family potassium uptake protein, whose translation MPRLNYQIILHVMGLLLLCNGGFMLTAVLVSWFYEDGVTIDILAAAFITLFLGVLFMFTTRGHRKEVKKREGYIIVTFGWIFMALSGTLPYVLSESIPAFTDAFFETMSGYTTTGASVLNDIESIPKGILFWRSLTHWIGGMGIIVLAIAILPLLGIGGMQLFAAEAPGPSADKLKPRITDTAKRLWLIYVSYTVAETILLKVAGMSFFDAINHSLSTLSTGGFSTKNISVAYWNDRPIIQYIIMLFMFLAGANFVLSYYSFKGKVQKVLHDDEFKWYFLFIAIFTVVASLLIYFEADVALSQIDHPMVWGEAESAFRHSLFQVLAIITTTGFVTADYTMWTPFLTIFFFGMFFLGGSAGSTAGGVKVMRHIIMIRNGGIEFKRALHPNAILPVRFNGKSIGKGVTFNILGFFILYMLSFIIGSVILGGLGLDFETAIGGAASSLGNIGPAFGALGPVNNFDILPPLGKWWCSFLMLIGRLELFTVLILLTPFFWRNR comes from the coding sequence ATGCCAAGACTTAATTATCAAATTATTCTCCACGTCATGGGGCTGTTACTTTTATGTAACGGTGGTTTTATGCTTACCGCAGTTTTAGTAAGCTGGTTTTATGAAGATGGGGTAACTATAGATATTCTTGCTGCAGCTTTTATCACTTTATTCCTGGGAGTCCTTTTTATGTTTACTACCCGTGGCCACCGCAAAGAAGTAAAGAAGCGTGAAGGCTATATTATAGTAACTTTTGGCTGGATCTTTATGGCTTTAAGCGGCACGTTGCCTTATGTTTTAAGCGAATCTATTCCTGCTTTTACCGATGCTTTTTTTGAAACCATGTCTGGTTATACCACTACCGGTGCCTCGGTTTTAAACGATATTGAATCTATTCCAAAAGGGATTTTGTTTTGGAGAAGCCTAACGCATTGGATTGGTGGAATGGGGATTATCGTTCTTGCTATAGCCATTCTGCCCTTATTGGGAATAGGAGGGATGCAACTCTTTGCTGCGGAAGCTCCCGGCCCAAGCGCCGATAAGCTTAAACCCAGAATTACCGATACCGCCAAGCGTTTATGGCTTATTTACGTGAGCTATACTGTGGCAGAAACTATCTTATTAAAAGTAGCTGGAATGAGCTTTTTTGATGCGATTAACCATTCGCTTAGCACACTTTCTACCGGTGGTTTTTCAACGAAAAATATTAGTGTTGCTTACTGGAACGATAGGCCAATTATTCAATATATTATCATGCTTTTTATGTTTTTGGCGGGAGCTAACTTTGTTTTAAGCTATTACAGTTTCAAAGGTAAAGTTCAAAAAGTACTGCATGACGATGAGTTTAAATGGTATTTCCTTTTTATAGCAATATTTACGGTAGTGGCTTCTTTGTTAATATATTTTGAAGCTGATGTTGCCCTTTCTCAAATAGATCACCCAATGGTTTGGGGTGAGGCCGAAAGTGCTTTTAGACATTCACTTTTTCAGGTGCTGGCTATTATTACTACCACAGGATTTGTGACTGCCGATTACACTATGTGGACGCCTTTTCTCACAATTTTCTTCTTCGGAATGTTCTTTTTGGGAGGTTCAGCTGGTTCTACGGCAGGTGGTGTAAAGGTGATGCGTCATATTATTATGATTAGAAATGGCGGAATTGAGTTTAAACGTGCCTTGCATCCAAACGCGATTCTTCCGGTACGATTTAATGGAAAATCTATTGGCAAAGGAGTAACCTTTAATATTCTGGGCTTCTTTATACTTTATATGCTTTCCTTTATAATTGGGTCTGTTATTTTAGGAGGACTCGGTCTCGATTTTGAAACGGCTATTGGTGGAGCAGCTTCTTCCCTGGGCAATATTGGTCCTGCTTTTGGCGCGCTTGGTCCGGTAAATAATTTCGATATTCTACCGCCACTAGGAAAATGGTGGTGTTCTTTCTTGATGCTTATCGGAAGATTAGAACTGTTTACCGTCCTCATACTTCTCACTCCCTTCTTCTGGAGAAATAGGTAA
- the trkA gene encoding Trk system potassium transporter TrkA: MKIIIAGAGEVGFHLAKLLSFESQDITLIDTNRDNLTYADTHLDIRTIKGDATSIAILKDSQVKHVDMLISVTSSEATNITTCVLAKQLGAKRTIARISNTEFLENKEEIGFTRFGIDELISPEALAAREIALLLNQSAFNDSYEFENGALTMIGLSLSRNALFVGKTVKEAANIFPDLNFVPIAIQRYGTQYTLIPRGDTQFKEGDQVNFITLKSGVENLYKLTGKTKHAIKNIMILGGSKIGKKTAIDLCRNNFNVKLVESNKEKAYDLADELPNALIIHGDGRNVELLEEENVHDMDAFIAVTGNSETNIMSCLVAKSKSVKKTISLVENMDYYQLSHSIGIDTLINKKLLAANNIFRYVRKGEVVAMTKINNMNAELLEFIVKPNSQVCNKRIKDLDFPRSAIIGGIIRDGKGIIALGEFTITRGDRIVVCCLPRSIKKVEKLFL, from the coding sequence ATGAAGATAATTATTGCCGGAGCAGGTGAAGTCGGCTTTCATTTGGCAAAATTGCTTTCTTTCGAATCCCAGGATATCACATTGATTGATACCAACCGGGATAATCTTACTTATGCCGATACGCATTTAGATATCAGGACGATAAAAGGAGATGCTACTTCTATTGCAATTTTAAAAGATTCTCAGGTAAAGCATGTAGATATGCTTATTAGTGTTACTTCCAGTGAAGCTACCAATATTACAACCTGTGTTTTGGCAAAACAACTAGGAGCTAAAAGAACTATAGCTCGTATTTCTAATACTGAATTTCTAGAAAACAAAGAGGAAATTGGTTTTACTCGCTTTGGTATAGACGAATTGATTTCTCCTGAAGCTTTGGCGGCGAGGGAAATTGCTTTGCTACTTAATCAATCTGCTTTTAACGATAGTTATGAATTTGAAAATGGGGCTTTGACTATGATAGGGCTTAGTTTGTCTCGAAATGCGCTATTTGTGGGTAAAACAGTTAAGGAGGCGGCTAATATTTTTCCCGATCTTAACTTTGTTCCTATAGCTATTCAGCGTTACGGGACTCAATATACTCTTATTCCGCGAGGAGATACACAGTTTAAGGAAGGCGATCAGGTGAATTTCATTACCTTAAAAAGCGGTGTGGAAAACCTTTACAAGCTTACCGGTAAAACTAAGCACGCTATAAAGAATATAATGATTTTAGGCGGAAGTAAAATTGGTAAAAAAACAGCTATAGATCTTTGTAGGAATAATTTTAATGTAAAGTTAGTTGAGAGTAATAAAGAGAAGGCATATGATCTTGCTGATGAACTTCCCAATGCTCTAATTATTCATGGAGATGGTAGAAATGTAGAACTGCTTGAAGAAGAAAATGTGCACGATATGGATGCATTTATTGCGGTTACCGGTAATTCGGAAACCAATATTATGTCTTGCCTTGTAGCAAAATCTAAAAGCGTGAAGAAGACCATCTCTTTGGTAGAAAATATGGACTATTATCAATTGAGCCACTCAATTGGGATTGATACCCTGATCAATAAGAAGTTACTTGCTGCCAATAATATTTTTAGATATGTTAGAAAGGGTGAAGTAGTGGCAATGACCAAGATCAATAATATGAATGCCGAGCTTCTGGAGTTTATAGTGAAGCCAAATTCCCAGGTTTGTAATAAAAGAATTAAAGATCTCGATTTTCCAAGATCTGCCATTATTGGGGGAATTATAAGAGACGGTAAAGGAATAATTGCGTTGGGTGAATTTACTATTACAAGGGGCGATCGGATAGTGGTTTGTTGCCTCCCAAGATCTATAAAAAAGGTTGAAAAACTCTTTCTATAA
- the ubiE gene encoding bifunctional demethylmenaquinone methyltransferase/2-methoxy-6-polyprenyl-1,4-benzoquinol methylase UbiE, which produces MSKKVTPYQDSGLNKKKQVEQMFDKISGNYDGLNRVISMGTDVKWRKKVIALVKAQKPNAVLDIATGTGDLAIQMADINAKKIVGLDLSEGMLKVGRKKIAAKHLTDKIEMVQGDSEALPFEDNSFDAITVAFGVRNFEDLEKGLSEIQRVLKPGGIFVVLETSVPTRFPFKQGYKLYSGYMLPLIGRIFSKDREAYSYLSKSAAEFPYGEAFNNILKKTGFINVENKPQTFGVATIYTASK; this is translated from the coding sequence ATGAGTAAAAAGGTGACTCCTTACCAGGATTCTGGTCTCAATAAAAAGAAACAGGTTGAGCAGATGTTTGATAAAATATCTGGTAATTATGATGGTTTGAACCGGGTAATCTCCATGGGTACTGACGTGAAATGGAGAAAAAAGGTTATTGCCCTGGTTAAAGCGCAAAAGCCAAATGCTGTTCTGGATATTGCCACTGGAACCGGAGACCTCGCCATACAAATGGCCGATATAAATGCTAAAAAAATTGTTGGTCTTGATCTTTCTGAAGGTATGCTGAAAGTTGGGCGCAAAAAAATTGCGGCCAAACACTTAACCGATAAGATTGAAATGGTGCAGGGAGACTCTGAAGCCCTACCTTTTGAAGACAATTCTTTTGATGCGATAACCGTAGCATTTGGAGTGCGCAATTTTGAAGATTTAGAAAAAGGATTATCAGAAATTCAAAGGGTTCTAAAACCCGGCGGAATTTTTGTAGTTTTGGAAACTTCTGTCCCTACCAGATTTCCGTTCAAACAAGGTTATAAATTATATTCTGGCTATATGCTACCCCTAATTGGGAGAATATTTTCAAAAGACCGGGAAGCTTACTCTTATTTAAGTAAAAGTGCAGCCGAATTTCCATATGGAGAAGCTTTCAACAATATTTTAAAGAAAACGGGGTTTATAAATGTAGAAAATAAGCCTCAAACTTTTGGGGTTGCAACCATTTATACTGCTTCAAAATAA
- the porT gene encoding type IX secretion/gliding motility protein PorT/SprT, protein MKKLFVIAFLFCVQFGNAQIFGGDKIINNENFDKQRWSWGYYLGFNTYDFKFKYNEEPSTNGNDLIIEKTMGFNVGLVGNLKLNNNLDLRLEPGVTFNTRNFRPPSTKEIEEINSTYVHIPLLLKFSADRINNFKPFIVGGLSTSINLSSNENNPDAEFRFKTNNYHYEVGIGIDLYLYYFKFSPSIRGVFTINNELNESTNEAAGSIDAMRSQALFLNFTFQ, encoded by the coding sequence ATGAAGAAACTTTTTGTTATTGCCTTTCTTTTTTGCGTTCAATTTGGTAATGCGCAAATTTTTGGAGGAGATAAAATTATTAATAACGAGAATTTTGACAAACAACGTTGGTCCTGGGGATACTACCTGGGTTTTAATACCTACGATTTCAAATTCAAATATAACGAGGAACCATCAACTAATGGAAACGATCTCATTATCGAAAAAACTATGGGGTTCAACGTTGGCCTGGTTGGAAATTTAAAACTCAATAATAACTTAGACCTTCGGTTGGAACCTGGGGTTACTTTTAACACTCGTAATTTCAGACCTCCTTCTACCAAAGAAATTGAAGAAATAAACTCTACCTATGTTCATATCCCGCTGTTATTGAAGTTTTCTGCAGACCGTATCAATAACTTCAAACCATTTATAGTGGGCGGTTTATCTACTTCAATTAACCTCTCAAGTAACGAAAACAATCCGGATGCAGAATTTAGGTTTAAAACCAATAATTATCATTATGAAGTTGGGATTGGTATAGACTTATACCTTTATTACTTTAAGTTTTCACCATCAATAAGAGGTGTTTTCACGATAAACAACGAGCTAAATGAATCTACAAACGAAGCGGCTGGAAGTATAGATGCGATGCGATCCCAAGCGCTGTTCCTCAATTTTACGTTTCAGTAG